DNA from Roseimicrobium sp. ORNL1:
TTTCCAAGATGCCGGAGGTGCAGGAAGTCGCCGCCTTGCAGGCCCGGCCCATTCAGCTGCACGGTGCTCCCACGACCGTGCTCGGCGTGAATGGCAGCTACACCACGAAGCACGGTATCTATGCCTGGATCCAGAAGCCCAAAGAGGAGCGCTGGTGGATGACTCAAGACAAAGGCGACAGTGATACTATCCCCGCCACCATGAATGAGAGCTTCTCGGATCGCTTTGCCCTCAAGGTGGGTGACACCGTGGTGCTGCCAGGAGACCATCGCGTAAAGCTCGTGGGCATTTATGCGGACTATGGGAATGAGCGCGGTTCCATCACCGTGGCAGCCTCGGAGTTTCGGGAATGGTTTGCCACCGACATGGCCTGGCGTGTGGCCATGATGTTGAAGCCCGGCACGAATGCGGAGGACTTCTGCGAACGACTGCGTCAGGCGCAACCAGGGCTGAATGTCTTCTCGAATACCCACCTCCGCTCGGAGGCGCTGCGCATCTTCCGCCAGACCTTCGCGGTGACGCATGCGCTGGAAGTTGTGGGAGTCGCGGTAGCGGTCGCCGGTCTCGGTCTCGCCCTTGCCTGCCTGCTGCTGGAACGTCGCGCTGATCTTGCCACACTGAGAGCCATCGGCATGACACCGAGGCAAATTGCCGGTGCAGCTGCGTGGGAGGGTATTGGCGTTGCGGCTGCCGGCACGGTGATGGGCATCGGCGCAGGGCTATGGCTGGGATGGCTGCTCATCTATCGCGTAAACAAACAATGCTTTGGCTGGACGCTTAGCTTCAATCTGCCGTGGTGGCAGCTCGCATTGCTGGCTGCAGCTGTGATCGGCGCGGGTGCATTCGTCGCCAGCATGGTGGGACGCTGGGGAGCTCGCATGCGTTGGGAACAGGAGGAATGAGTGACATGAAGATGAATCTGCACATCCGTCGACTGGCCCTGCTCTTCATCGCGATGCTCACCGTCGTGACTTCTTCAGTCGCGCATGCTCAGCAAACCACTGCGGACGGGTTCGCCATTCCACAGCCGGGTCGCCAGTTCACCTTCCCCCGCGACCACGGCAGCCATCCTGAGTTCCGCACGGAGTGGTGGTATATCACGGGACATCTCGATGCGAAGGATGGACGCCGCTTCGGTTTCCAGGTCACCTTCTTCCGGCAGGCCAATCGGCAACCCGATGGATCCGCGCGCCACTTGCATCTGGCGCACACGGCCCTGCTCGATGCGGCGACCGGCAAGTTCATCCACCAAGAACGCTTGAACCGCGAAGGCTGGGATGCGTCTTCCTCCACTGCGGCATTGGATGTGCGCAATGGCAACTGGACGCTCACACAAGATACAAACACACAACGTCTGCACCTGGCCGCCACAGTGCATGCCGATGCCCTGCTGACCCTGGAACTGGAACCGGTCAAGCCACTGGTGTTTTTTGGTGAGAATGGAGTTTCACGGAAGGGCGTGTCGCAGAGTGCCGCAAGTCACTACCTCACCTTCCCCAGACTCAAGGCATCCGGCTCACTCAAGCTGGGCTCTGAAACCCTCGAAGTGTCCGGCGATGCCTGGATGGACCATGAGTTCAGCAGCAGCCAGCTTGATGAGGGTCAGGTCGGCTGGGACTGGGCCGCGCTGCAGTTTCACGATGGCACGGAGATGATGGTCTATCGCATGCGTCGCGCTGATGGGAGCACGGATGCGGCATCCCGGCTAGTAACCATCGCGAAGGATGGCACACAGCGCGCCCTGAAAGCAGATGCCTTCTCATGGAAGGAACACACGCGGTGGAAAAGCCCGCGCTCTGGCGCGGAGTACCCCATCGAGGTGGAGGTGGCTTTTGAGGATCGCAAGTACCGTCTGCGACCGCTGACGAAGGATCAGGAGCAAGGTGGGGACATCACCGGCCTGCCCTATTGGGAGGGAGCGTGTGATGTGCTTGATGCGAAGGGAAATGTGGTGGGCCGCGCGTTCCTGGAACTGGCGGGCTATGCGGGAAACTTGCGGAAGCATCTTGGCGGAAAGCAGTGAGCCGAACGTAGCTCACGGGTCCTTCGCGAGATCATTGGCTTGCTTCTCCTTGTCATCTCAACGTGTTCTCAACGACGCAATGCCAAGGACTGCGAACACCTCGCGAAGGGACTCGCGAGCTACGTTGTTTTCATCAGCATTGAGATAGCAGAGAACAGACATTCACCTGGTGGCTCAAGCTCTCGACATTCCTCCGCATAACCTCCATTCCGTCCCTGAAGGACTGGGGTAGATTTTCCACATCCAGGGTGCGGTGGTAGTGCACATAGATGATCGCTTCGCGAAGCAGGAAAAACTTCGTGATCAGGCCCCCATCGAGCACGGTTCCGATGCCTGTGCAAGAATAGCCTTCGAGGAAAGATGCCAAAGGTGGAAGCATGCGCTGGTGCAGTTCCGCGTCTGCGAAGCGGTTGAGAGCTTTGCAGTAGATGGAGTCGTAGAGCACGGTCGCGATGTCCTGGAGGAAGCTTCCGTACTCGCAGTTGTCGAAGTCAAAGAGCCACGGGAGTGTTCCCTCGAAGTGGCAGTTGTTGAAACTGACATCTCCATGAACCAGACCGAATCCAATGGTCGCGTCCAGGGATTGACGCAGGCCTGCGACGAGAGTGTCCAAACTACGGCAGAAATTCTTCCCCAGTGCATCCTCCATGGCAGCCACGTCCTGGCACAGG
Protein-coding regions in this window:
- a CDS encoding lipocalin-like domain-containing protein, with amino-acid sequence MNLHIRRLALLFIAMLTVVTSSVAHAQQTTADGFAIPQPGRQFTFPRDHGSHPEFRTEWWYITGHLDAKDGRRFGFQVTFFRQANRQPDGSARHLHLAHTALLDAATGKFIHQERLNREGWDASSSTAALDVRNGNWTLTQDTNTQRLHLAATVHADALLTLELEPVKPLVFFGENGVSRKGVSQSAASHYLTFPRLKASGSLKLGSETLEVSGDAWMDHEFSSSQLDEGQVGWDWAALQFHDGTEMMVYRMRRADGSTDAASRLVTIAKDGTQRALKADAFSWKEHTRWKSPRSGAEYPIEVEVAFEDRKYRLRPLTKDQEQGGDITGLPYWEGACDVLDAKGNVVGRAFLELAGYAGNLRKHLGGKQ
- a CDS encoding phosphotransferase; amino-acid sequence: MLSPDLLNQLVGPYGLHAEDLVFLRKSQNSVYRARRPSDGGVCIIRISEGRHRTQAEVETELKWVSHLAERGVSVCAPLPTLAGERCVALRQDESEYVVACFEHAPGQQIAPRSDDLPRHTAEYRQLGRLLGHLHREAVPYKLGDTAWLRPSWYESRLLCQDVAAMEDALGKNFCRSLDTLVAGLRQSLDATIGFGLVHGDVSFNNCHFEGTLPWLFDFDNCEYGSFLQDIATVLYDSIYCKALNRFADAELHQRMLPPLASFLEGYSCTGIGTVLDGGLITKFFLLREAIIYVHYHRTLDVENLPQSFRDGMEVMRRNVESLSHQVNVCSLLSQC